Proteins encoded in a region of the Perca fluviatilis chromosome 8, GENO_Pfluv_1.0, whole genome shotgun sequence genome:
- the LOC120564428 gene encoding overexpressed in colon carcinoma 1 protein: MGCGNSSATNTSEGPAEVSKDVTEDPLGDDEKRRNYGGVYVGLPADLTTVAASQSKSTCKD, encoded by the exons ATGGGTTGTGGCAATTCCTCAGCCACCAACACCTCAGAAG GGCCAGCAGAAGTGTCCAAGGATGT GACAGAAGATCCTTTGGGAGACGATGAGAAAAGAAG GAACTATGGTGGCGTATATGTAGGTCTACCAGCAGACCTGACCACTGTGGCTGCCAGTCAGTCCAAGTCCACATGTAAAG ACTAG